The proteins below come from a single Necator americanus strain Aroian chromosome V, whole genome shotgun sequence genomic window:
- a CDS encoding hypothetical protein (NECATOR_CHRV.G21027.T1), giving the protein MAFSTSLNCMKLEFHAYCRMSSSSSYSGSSAVYSDSSRASTPEQAAVPPPANVAAPAPAEEAPAAAEAAPDPVAHVEEEHNSDGDDDPFAYSSHNEDMATDSTQDSSDDDVTDSTSASEDADEKNRPNPAPIPSSQEMGKLIVDYLISEGYREAAELLCQESGLELPKDDIKNLDARMNIRCAIIEGRLEDALRLVKELCPNLLDENREVRFHLMQQNIIEMIRRGEMEKSLDYAQENLSNDPTLTDSQLDRLEKTFALLAFEKPAESPFGKLLDQSQRQMVSTEVNGAVLRALNRPAAPRLEALLRMIVWAQKQLVTDREEDRSTAPPYPGAGRFSGASTSASTDTNAIARALFGGTSC; this is encoded by the exons ATGGCTTTCTCCACAAGCCTTAACTGCATGAAGCTGGAATTCCATGCATATTGCAGGATGTCCTCCTCTTCTTCGTACTCGGGTAGCAGCGCAGTGTACAGCGATTCATCTCGTGCCAGCACACCAGAACAAGCAG CCGTCCCACCTCCAGCAAACGTGGCGGCCCCAGCACCAGCCGAAGAAGCTCCTGCTGCTGCAGAAGCAGCTCCCGATCCTGTCGCACACGTTGAAGAAGAGCACAATTCAGATGGGGACGATGATCCATTCGCGTATTCCTCACAT AATGAAGACATGGCGACCGACAGCACACAAGATTCTTCGGATGATGACGTCACAGACTCGACGAGCGCTAGCGAGGATGCGGACGAGAAAAACAGAC caaatccCGCTCCAATTCCTTCATCAcaagaaatgggaaaacttATAGTGGATTATTTGATATCAGAAGGATATAGAGAG GCGGCAGAATTGTTGTGTCAGGAGTCTGGCCTGGAATTGCCGAAGGACGATATTAAAAATTTGGATGCGCGCATGAACATTAGGTGTGCAATTATTGAGGGGAGATTGGAAGATGCACTGCGACTG GTAAAAGAGCTATGTCCAAATCTTCTGGATGAGAACCGAGAGGTCCGTTTTCACCTTATGCAGcaaaatattatagaaatgATTAGGAGAGG AGAAATGGAGAAATCTCTGGATTATGCCCAGGAAAATCTGTCGAATGACCCAACCCTAACGGATTCTCAGCTGGATAGGCTGGAGAAGACTTTTGCGCTTTTGGCATTTGAGAAACCTGCAGAGAGTCCATTTGGAAAGCTACTGGATCAATCTCAAAGACAGATG GTATCAACTGAAGTTAATGGAGCCGTTCTTCGAGCACTGAATCGTCCGGCTGCTCCTCGTCTCGAGGCGCTGCTGCGAATGATCGTATGGGCTCAGAAACAGCTGGTAACAGACCGTGAAGAGGATAGATCGACCGCGCCACCATATCCTGGAGCTGGCCGATTTAGTGGAGCGAGCACTAGTGCAAGTACCGATACTAATGCAATCGCTCGAGCACTCTTTGGAGGAACATCTTGCTGA
- a CDS encoding hypothetical protein (NECATOR_CHRV.G21027.T2), with product MSSSSSYSGSSAVYSDSSRASTPEQAAVPPPANVAAPAPAEEAPAAAEAAPDPVAHVEEEHNSDGDDDPFAYSSHNEDMATDSTQDSSDDDVTDSTSASEDADEKNRPNPAPIPSSQEMGKLIVDYLISEGYREAAELLCQESGLELPKDDIKNLDARMNIRCAIIEGRLEDALRLVKELCPNLLDENREVRFHLMQQNIIEMIRRGEMEKSLDYAQENLSNDPTLTDSQLDRLEKTFALLAFEKPAESPFGKLLDQSQRQMVSTEVNGAVLRALNRPAAPRLEALLRMIVWAQKQLVTDREEDRSTAPPYPGAGRFSGASTSASTDTNAIARALFGGTSC from the exons ATGTCCTCCTCTTCTTCGTACTCGGGTAGCAGCGCAGTGTACAGCGATTCATCTCGTGCCAGCACACCAGAACAAGCAG CCGTCCCACCTCCAGCAAACGTGGCGGCCCCAGCACCAGCCGAAGAAGCTCCTGCTGCTGCAGAAGCAGCTCCCGATCCTGTCGCACACGTTGAAGAAGAGCACAATTCAGATGGGGACGATGATCCATTCGCGTATTCCTCACAT AATGAAGACATGGCGACCGACAGCACACAAGATTCTTCGGATGATGACGTCACAGACTCGACGAGCGCTAGCGAGGATGCGGACGAGAAAAACAGAC caaatccCGCTCCAATTCCTTCATCAcaagaaatgggaaaacttATAGTGGATTATTTGATATCAGAAGGATATAGAGAG GCGGCAGAATTGTTGTGTCAGGAGTCTGGCCTGGAATTGCCGAAGGACGATATTAAAAATTTGGATGCGCGCATGAACATTAGGTGTGCAATTATTGAGGGGAGATTGGAAGATGCACTGCGACTG GTAAAAGAGCTATGTCCAAATCTTCTGGATGAGAACCGAGAGGTCCGTTTTCACCTTATGCAGcaaaatattatagaaatgATTAGGAGAGG AGAAATGGAGAAATCTCTGGATTATGCCCAGGAAAATCTGTCGAATGACCCAACCCTAACGGATTCTCAGCTGGATAGGCTGGAGAAGACTTTTGCGCTTTTGGCATTTGAGAAACCTGCAGAGAGTCCATTTGGAAAGCTACTGGATCAATCTCAAAGACAGATG GTATCAACTGAAGTTAATGGAGCCGTTCTTCGAGCACTGAATCGTCCGGCTGCTCCTCGTCTCGAGGCGCTGCTGCGAATGATCGTATGGGCTCAGAAACAGCTGGTAACAGACCGTGAAGAGGATAGATCGACCGCGCCACCATATCCTGGAGCTGGCCGATTTAGTGGAGCGAGCACTAGTGCAAGTACCGATACTAATGCAATCGCTCGAGCACTCTTTGGAGGAACATCTTGCTGA